One Salvia splendens isolate huo1 chromosome 12, SspV2, whole genome shotgun sequence genomic window carries:
- the LOC121758835 gene encoding transcription initiation factor IIF subunit beta-like, with amino-acid sequence MEDDYSNGDINVETSKADRSVWLMKCPPIVSKAWQSSAASASVDSPPVAKVVVSLDLLQPDDSSALQFTMEMAGSEVVNMPKSYSLNMSKDFVPMGVFSESSTQGRSAMEGKVEHKFDMKPHHANIEEYRKMCRERTNKSMVKNRQIQVINNDRGVHLRPMPGMMGLITSTSKDKKKPAPVKGTDMKRTRRDRGELEDIMFKLFENQPNWTLKQLVQETDQPAQFLKEILNELCIYNKRGTNQGTYELKPEYKKSVEDTGAEP; translated from the exons ATGGAGGACGACTACAGTAATGGCGATATCAACGTCGAAACCTCCAAAGCCGACAGATCGGTGTGGCTCATGAAGTGCCCTCCGATAGTCTCCAAGGCCTGGCAGTCCTCCGCTGCCTCCGCTTCTGTCGACTCGCCGCCAGTTGCCAAAGTAGTCGTTTCTCTCGATCTCCTCCAGCCGGACGATTCCTCCGCCCTCCAA TTTACCATGGAGATGGCTGGGAGTGAGGTCGTTAATATGCCGAAAAGTTACTCTCTTAACATGTCCAAGGACTTCGTTCCCATGGGTGTTTTCTCCGAGTCGTCGACTCAAG GAAGATCTGCTATGGAAGGAAAGGTGGAACATAAATTTGATATGAAACCCCACCATGCAAACATTGAAGAGTACAGAAAAATGTGCCGGGAAAGGACAAACAAGTCTATGGTCAAGAATAGACAAATCCAG GTTATCAACAATGATCGTGGTGTACACTTGAGGCCCATGCCGGGAATGATGGGATTGATTACGTCGACTTCTAAA GATAAGAAAAAACCAGCTCCAGTTAAGGGGACTGATATGAAAAGAACTAGAAGGGATCGCGGGGAACTGGAAGATATAATGTTTAAGCTATTTGAAAACCAACCTAACTGGACGCTCAAGCAGCTTGTTCAAGAGACTGATCAACCTGCC CAATTTTTGAAAGAGATATTAAATGAGCTCTGCATATACAATAAAAGGGGAACAAACCAAGGTACTTATGAGCTCAAGCCAGAGTATAAGAAATCTGTTGAGGATACAGGTGCTGAACCATGA